The Streptomyces sp. NBC_00691 genome has a segment encoding these proteins:
- a CDS encoding hemerythrin domain-containing protein: protein MSAGSKEDQDVVAVILRDHRTMEDLFRRMRSVESDRAAALREFSALLVAHGEAEETEVYGALKRFRDIDDDEVEHGTEEHAEGNEALLALLEVEDVGSDAWDSRLEDLVQAVSHHLDEEERTILNGARENVPDERRAELATAFLEERAKQLASDCGDIENVRKIVNR, encoded by the coding sequence GTGAGTGCCGGCAGCAAGGAAGACCAGGATGTCGTCGCGGTCATCCTCAGGGATCACCGCACGATGGAAGACCTGTTCCGCCGTATGAGGAGTGTCGAGTCCGACCGCGCGGCCGCGCTGAGGGAGTTCTCCGCGCTGCTCGTGGCACACGGCGAGGCGGAGGAGACCGAGGTCTACGGGGCCCTCAAGCGCTTCCGTGACATCGACGACGACGAGGTCGAGCACGGCACCGAGGAGCACGCCGAGGGGAACGAAGCACTCCTCGCCCTGCTGGAGGTCGAGGACGTCGGCTCCGACGCATGGGACTCCCGGCTGGAGGACCTGGTGCAGGCGGTCTCCCACCACCTCGACGAGGAGGAGCGGACGATCCTGAACGGTGCCAGGGAGAACGTTCCCGATGAGCGACGCGCCGAGCTGGCCACCGCGTTCCTGGAGGAGCGCGCGAAGCAACTGGCGTCGGACTGCGGCGACATCGAGAACGTACGCAAGATCGTCAACCGGTGA
- a CDS encoding PRC-barrel domain-containing protein: protein MTEHIWSYKSTTGHLAGTDLTGYKVEATDGSIGKVDKHSDEVDDAYLVVDTGPWIFGKEVLLPAGTVHHVDVDERKIFVDGTKEQIKDAPEFHRDTHLDDPAYRHELGSYYMLGGGPFGNRIV from the coding sequence GTGACCGAGCACATCTGGAGCTACAAGTCGACCACGGGCCATCTGGCCGGGACCGATCTGACCGGCTACAAGGTCGAGGCGACCGACGGCAGCATCGGGAAGGTGGACAAGCACTCCGACGAGGTCGATGACGCCTATCTGGTCGTGGACACCGGTCCCTGGATCTTCGGCAAGGAGGTCCTGCTTCCGGCCGGCACCGTCCACCACGTCGACGTCGACGAACGGAAGATCTTCGTCGACGGGACCAAGGAGCAGATCAAGGACGCTCCCGAGTTCCACCGCGACACCCACCTGGACGACCCCGCGTACCGCCACGAGCTGGGCTCGTACTACATGCTGGGCGGCGGCCCCTTCGGCAACCGCATCGTCTGA
- a CDS encoding ribonuclease BN → MTIRPAGRVSPLGRIRSVVRRLRAGHRWGPVSELDLWQRSLGFAALGFLTLIPLLIVVSAAGAGSGKGFAQWLGDGLGVSEPARMEIERLFALPGQVRRTTTAFGLALLAVFGLSFGTVVQSGYEKVWDLPPAHWRARWRHVLWLAVLLGVLYLFAVAALWRQGPAAGVVTVLSGTLFFWWSQHLLLGGRIGWRALLPGAVATVLGLLGLRVFSRLVFSPLIASSAVTYGPFGAFLVIQTWLVAVGVVVFGGALVGRLFDDELPRVTQRLRRRR, encoded by the coding sequence ATGACCATCCGTCCCGCCGGGCGCGTGTCTCCGCTCGGGCGGATACGAAGCGTGGTCCGCCGGCTGCGCGCCGGGCACCGATGGGGCCCGGTCAGCGAACTCGACCTGTGGCAGCGTTCGCTGGGGTTCGCCGCCCTGGGATTCCTCACCCTGATCCCGCTCCTGATCGTCGTGTCCGCGGCCGGGGCGGGCAGCGGCAAGGGGTTCGCGCAGTGGCTCGGCGACGGGCTCGGGGTCTCCGAGCCCGCCAGGATGGAGATCGAGCGGCTGTTCGCGCTCCCCGGCCAGGTGCGGCGGACCACGACGGCGTTCGGTCTCGCCCTCCTCGCCGTGTTCGGCCTGTCGTTCGGCACCGTGGTGCAGAGCGGCTACGAGAAGGTCTGGGACCTGCCTCCGGCCCACTGGCGGGCCCGATGGCGCCATGTGCTGTGGTTGGCCGTTCTCCTGGGGGTCCTGTATCTGTTCGCCGTCGCCGCCCTCTGGCGCCAGGGGCCGGCCGCGGGTGTCGTCACCGTACTGAGCGGCACTCTGTTCTTCTGGTGGTCGCAGCACCTGCTGCTCGGGGGCCGCATCGGCTGGCGGGCTCTGCTGCCCGGCGCGGTGGCCACCGTGCTCGGGCTGCTGGGGCTCAGAGTGTTCTCCCGGCTCGTCTTCTCGCCACTGATCGCGTCGAGCGCCGTCACCTACGGGCCGTTCGGCGCGTTCCTGGTCATCCAGACCTGGCTCGTCGCGGTGGGCGTGGTCGTGTTCGGCGGTGCGCTGGTCGGCCGCCTCTTCGATGACGAACTGCCCCGTGTGACACAGCGGCTGAGACGGCGGAGATGA
- a CDS encoding DUF6131 family protein translates to MILLGVILLVIGLIAGISILWTIGIILVVIGAVLWILGAVGHAVGGRRHYW, encoded by the coding sequence ATGATCCTTCTCGGAGTCATTCTGCTCGTCATAGGACTCATCGCCGGCATCTCGATCCTGTGGACGATCGGGATCATCCTGGTCGTCATCGGCGCCGTCCTGTGGATCCTCGGCGCCGTCGGCCACGCGGTGGGAGGCCGGCGCCACTACTGGTGA
- a CDS encoding CsbD family protein, with translation MSSEQKMKAKKEQVKGKVEEAAGRATGNERLTAKGRAEQKKSDARQAKEKIKDTMKD, from the coding sequence GTGTCGAGCGAACAGAAGATGAAGGCCAAGAAGGAACAGGTCAAGGGCAAGGTCGAGGAAGCGGCCGGCCGGGCCACCGGGAACGAGCGGCTCACGGCGAAGGGCCGCGCCGAGCAGAAGAAGAGCGACGCCCGGCAGGCCAAGGAGAAGATCAAGGACACGATGAAGGACTAG
- a CDS encoding snapalysin family zinc-dependent metalloprotease — protein MSLCTWLKRAAVGVTVVLATATATTANAAPAPTTEPSAVSASAPIGSPASASAVVTLRYDDSRAGGWEAAIAAGVASWNANVDNVKLVEAAPGTRAEIVIVATTGWPQATLGPVRPGRQVRVELGSQAVSQGYDKTRIAAHELGHSLGLPDTKPGPCSQLMSGSSAGTACVNAIPNATEQARVESAYANGAASRVAADGRTLVDAP, from the coding sequence ATGTCGCTCTGCACATGGCTGAAGAGGGCCGCCGTCGGCGTCACGGTCGTCCTCGCCACGGCAACAGCCACCACGGCGAACGCCGCACCCGCGCCGACGACGGAGCCGTCGGCGGTCAGCGCCTCGGCCCCGATCGGCTCCCCGGCGAGCGCCTCGGCGGTGGTGACACTGCGATACGACGACAGCCGGGCCGGAGGCTGGGAGGCGGCCATCGCCGCCGGCGTCGCCTCGTGGAACGCGAACGTCGACAACGTCAAACTGGTCGAGGCCGCGCCGGGCACCCGGGCCGAGATCGTGATCGTGGCGACCACCGGCTGGCCCCAGGCCACGCTCGGGCCCGTCCGTCCCGGCCGGCAGGTCCGTGTCGAACTCGGGAGCCAGGCCGTGAGCCAGGGGTACGACAAGACCCGCATCGCCGCCCATGAACTCGGCCACAGCCTGGGACTCCCGGACACGAAACCCGGTCCGTGCTCGCAGCTGATGTCGGGGTCGAGCGCCGGAACGGCGTGCGTGAACGCGATCCCCAACGCGACCGAACAGGCCCGGGTGGAGTCCGCCTACGCCAACGGCGCCGCCTCACGGGTCGCCGCCGACGGCCGAACCCTCGTGGACGCCCCGTAA
- a CDS encoding MSMEG_1061 family FMN-dependent PPOX-type flavoprotein: protein MTTTPLTGSSFDLLRFDALADPEQLRRVYALPSDAAVRKQMTELTDQTRQLIACSSLVLIASTDAEGNCDVSPRGGPAGFVAVLDSRTLAIPDATGNKRLDTLQNVIATGRAGLLFVVPGRTTTLRVNGRAVVSTRPELLSRLTAVGKPPASALVVGIEEIYPHCPKALVRSAAWKPEQWLPTDAQPTSAEVTLAQLRMPELTLSDIEQAEADSLKYRYE, encoded by the coding sequence ATGACGACCACACCCCTTACCGGCAGTTCCTTCGACCTGCTCCGCTTCGACGCCCTGGCAGACCCGGAGCAGCTGCGCCGGGTGTACGCACTCCCCAGCGATGCGGCCGTACGCAAGCAGATGACCGAACTCACGGATCAGACACGGCAGCTGATCGCCTGCTCCTCATTGGTCCTGATCGCCAGCACGGACGCCGAGGGAAACTGCGACGTCTCGCCGCGCGGCGGCCCCGCCGGGTTCGTCGCCGTCCTGGACTCGCGGACGCTGGCGATACCGGACGCGACCGGCAACAAGCGACTGGACACCCTGCAGAACGTCATCGCCACCGGACGGGCCGGCCTCCTGTTCGTCGTCCCCGGGCGGACCACGACCCTGCGGGTGAACGGCCGGGCTGTCGTTTCCACCCGCCCGGAACTGCTGTCGCGGCTGACCGCCGTGGGCAAGCCGCCGGCCAGCGCGCTGGTGGTGGGGATCGAGGAGATCTATCCGCACTGCCCCAAGGCTCTGGTGCGCAGCGCGGCCTGGAAGCCGGAGCAGTGGCTGCCGACGGACGCCCAGCCGACCTCGGCCGAGGTGACGCTGGCCCAACTGCGCATGCCTGAGCTGACGCTCTCCGACATCGAGCAGGCGGAGGCCGACTCGCTGAAGTACCGCTACGAGTAA